The following are encoded together in the Heterodontus francisci isolate sHetFra1 unplaced genomic scaffold, sHetFra1.hap1 HAP1_SCAFFOLD_43, whole genome shotgun sequence genome:
- the LOC137364967 gene encoding histone H2B 1/2-like yields the protein MFEEKKKAAAKKGAKKTVSKPSAKGGKKRRKSRKESYSIYIYKVMKQVHPDTGISSKAMSIMNSFVNDTFERIAGEASRLAHYNKRSTISSREIQTAVRLLLPGELAKHAVSEGAKAVTKYTSSK from the coding sequence Atgtttgaggagaagaagaaagcagctgctaagaagggagccaagaaaactgtgagtaaaccgtcagcaaagggcggcaagaagcggagaaagtcgaggaaggagagttactccatctacatctacaaagtgatgaagcaggttcaccccgacaccggcatctcctccaaggccatgagcatcatgaactcgtttgtgaacgatactttcgagcgcatcgcgggtgaggcttcccgcctggcccattacaacaagcgcagcaccatcagctcccgggagatccagaccgccgtgcgcctgctgctgcccggggagctggccaagcacgccgtgtcggaaggggcaaaggcggtgaccaagtacaccagctccaagtaa